A single SAR324 cluster bacterium DNA region contains:
- the ftsH gene encoding ATP-dependent zinc metalloprotease FtsH, with protein MKNENLLIGLVILIMAVLLVNLFSGSVPNNIRELAYSDFLNQLKTGHVMNAEINGDSIVQGILNDGTPYMAQVPANYPGLIDQLMEQQIQVNYIPDMGPPWYINLLIQWGPFLLIFAIWFFLMRRMQGGAGKIFSLGRNKAQRVDPNQHQITFKDVAGVDESKEELVEIIEFLRDPAKFRKLGGRIPKGVLMSGPPGTGKTMLAKAVSGEAEVPFFSISGSDFVEMFVGVGASRVRDLFDEGRRNAPCILFIDEIDAVGRHRGSGLGSSNDEREQTLNQLLVEMDGFDTSEGIIIIASTNRPDVLDPALLRPGRFDRQVSVPLPDIRGREAILKVHAQKVVLADTVDFSVVAKGTPGFSGADLKNLVNEAALGAARHNKSSVTREDFDWARDKILMGPERRSMVMSEAEKLSTAYHEAGHALVSALLPKTDPVHKVTVVPRGRALGITSFLPESDHRSYDVEYLSNKITISLGGRAAEEIIFDALTTGASNDIQQATDTIRNMICRWGMSESLGPIVMETEEQHHVLGRDIGKEREYSEDTAVKIDREMRQMINFHYQKAKQLLQDNLETMHQIAKILMEEETIDGSRILDMLGRDITTLKPV; from the coding sequence ATGAAAAATGAAAACTTGTTGATTGGTTTAGTCATCCTGATCATGGCTGTTCTCCTTGTGAACCTGTTCAGTGGATCTGTTCCCAATAACATACGGGAACTGGCATACAGTGATTTTCTGAATCAACTGAAAACAGGTCATGTCATGAATGCGGAAATCAATGGGGATTCTATTGTACAGGGCATCCTCAATGATGGCACACCCTATATGGCTCAGGTTCCGGCAAATTATCCCGGACTGATTGACCAGTTGATGGAACAACAGATTCAGGTCAATTATATCCCGGATATGGGTCCTCCCTGGTATATCAATCTATTGATCCAATGGGGTCCATTCCTGCTGATATTTGCCATCTGGTTTTTCCTCATGAGACGGATGCAGGGGGGCGCTGGAAAAATTTTTTCTCTGGGTCGCAACAAGGCACAGCGTGTTGATCCCAATCAGCATCAAATCACCTTCAAGGATGTGGCTGGTGTTGATGAATCCAAGGAAGAACTCGTCGAAATCATTGAATTTCTCAGAGATCCCGCAAAATTCCGTAAACTGGGTGGCCGCATTCCCAAAGGGGTGCTGATGTCAGGACCTCCCGGAACAGGAAAAACCATGTTGGCCAAAGCCGTTTCAGGTGAGGCCGAAGTTCCTTTTTTCAGTATCAGTGGATCGGATTTTGTTGAAATGTTTGTGGGCGTAGGAGCAAGTCGGGTTCGAGACCTGTTTGACGAAGGCCGACGCAATGCGCCCTGCATTCTGTTTATTGATGAGATTGATGCTGTGGGCCGACACCGGGGAAGTGGTCTGGGTAGCAGTAATGATGAACGTGAACAAACCTTGAACCAGTTGCTGGTGGAAATGGATGGCTTTGATACCTCAGAAGGGATTATTATTATTGCGTCCACCAACCGTCCGGATGTCCTTGATCCAGCCCTGCTCCGTCCAGGTCGGTTTGACAGACAGGTGAGTGTTCCCCTGCCTGATATCCGGGGACGGGAAGCAATTTTGAAAGTCCATGCGCAAAAAGTGGTTCTGGCTGACACTGTGGATTTCAGCGTTGTTGCCAAGGGCACACCCGGCTTTTCTGGAGCTGATTTAAAAAATCTGGTGAATGAAGCCGCGCTTGGGGCCGCACGCCATAATAAAAGTTCTGTCACCCGGGAGGATTTTGACTGGGCACGTGACAAAATCCTGATGGGCCCTGAACGTCGATCCATGGTCATGTCTGAAGCAGAAAAATTGAGTACCGCCTATCATGAAGCCGGTCATGCCCTGGTTTCAGCATTGTTACCGAAAACAGACCCGGTTCATAAAGTCACGGTTGTACCACGGGGACGTGCGCTAGGTATCACATCGTTTCTTCCGGAATCGGACCATCGGTCTTATGATGTGGAATACCTGTCCAATAAAATCACCATTTCTCTTGGTGGACGAGCCGCGGAAGAAATCATTTTTGATGCCTTGACCACGGGTGCCAGCAATGACATCCAGCAAGCCACCGACACCATACGCAATATGATCTGTCGTTGGGGGATGAGTGAATCTCTGGGGCCAATTGTGATGGAAACTGAGGAACAGCATCATGTATTGGGACGGGATATTGGCAAAGAACGGGAATATAGCGAAGACACCGCTGTTAAAATTGACCGTGAAATGCGGCAAATGATCAATTTCCATTATCAGAAAGCGAAACAACTCTTGCAGGATAATCTTGAAACCATGCATCAGATTGCCAAAATTCTGATGGAGGAAGAAACCATTGACGGTTCCCGCATTCTCGACATGCTGGGACGTGACATCACCACTCTGAAGCCAGTATAA
- a CDS encoding indole-3-glycerol-phosphate synthase, with amino-acid sequence METFLDQMKAIKQQEIAEKKSSMSHLFSQTALEQRPAQISFKKSLERHTDQGLSLIAEVKTKAPGRQNVETLDVGQVIKDYTLAGVNAISVLTDGHYFGGSLEVMDQARSLTTLPLLHKEFIIDPCQLEEGCLRGANAALILVYYFNESALKTMIKTCQDLGLDAVVECSLESELPRALSVNPDILLINNRPIASIPANPTRQYHEGSVDVSLNWWEKYQELREWKAQEHKVLISASCISRPEDMRRIAELPFDAVLIGNSVMSAPDRVHFLQELKQAGFKA; translated from the coding sequence ATGGAAACATTTCTTGACCAGATGAAAGCCATCAAACAGCAGGAGATTGCTGAAAAGAAAAGTTCCATGTCCCATTTATTCTCACAGACCGCCCTTGAACAACGTCCTGCTCAAATTTCATTCAAAAAATCGCTGGAACGCCACACAGATCAAGGTTTATCATTGATTGCGGAAGTAAAAACCAAAGCACCGGGTCGTCAAAATGTTGAGACTCTTGATGTTGGTCAAGTGATCAAGGACTATACTCTTGCCGGTGTAAATGCCATTTCTGTCCTGACAGACGGACATTATTTTGGTGGCTCTCTTGAAGTCATGGATCAGGCAAGGTCTCTCACAACGCTCCCGCTATTGCATAAAGAATTTATTATTGATCCCTGTCAACTTGAAGAAGGCTGTTTGAGAGGCGCTAATGCCGCGTTGATCCTTGTGTATTATTTCAATGAATCCGCCTTGAAAACCATGATCAAAACCTGCCAGGATCTTGGACTGGACGCAGTCGTTGAATGTTCGTTGGAAAGCGAGCTTCCAAGAGCGTTGAGTGTGAATCCAGACATCCTGTTGATCAATAACCGTCCCATTGCGTCTATTCCGGCAAACCCCACTCGTCAGTATCATGAAGGCAGTGTCGATGTAAGTCTCAACTGGTGGGAAAAATATCAGGAATTGAGAGAGTGGAAAGCTCAGGAACATAAGGTTCTGATCAGTGCCAGTTGTATCAGCAGGCCGGAAGATATGCGCCGAATTGCCGAATTACCCTTTGACGCGGTTCTGATCGGAAATTCTGTTATGAGCGCACCGGACCGGGTTCATTTTTTACAGGAACTCAAACAGGCCGGATTCAAAGCCTGA
- a CDS encoding response regulator, which yields MQHILVIDDEENIRFMMQEALVNAGYQVTITANGKEAERLYTRQTFDLVITDIFMPEKEGFEVMLELLSVNPDSKIIAITGGGIMTKETVLKMAEEFGAVHCLSKPFLISDLIKIIRNLLNPQ from the coding sequence ATGCAACACATCCTTGTGATTGATGACGAAGAAAATATCCGGTTTATGATGCAGGAAGCCTTGGTCAATGCCGGTTATCAGGTTACTATTACCGCAAACGGAAAAGAGGCTGAACGCTTATACACCAGGCAAACGTTTGACCTTGTTATCACGGATATTTTCATGCCTGAAAAAGAAGGTTTTGAAGTGATGCTGGAATTATTGTCTGTCAATCCTGACTCTAAAATCATCGCCATTACCGGCGGCGGCATCATGACCAAAGAGACTGTGCTGAAAATGGCCGAAGAATTCGGAGCAGTCCATTGTTTGTCAAAACCATTTTTAATATCAGATTTGATCAAAATCATCAGGAATCTTCTCAACCCCCAGTGA